A genomic segment from Drosophila miranda strain MSH22 chromosome 3, D.miranda_PacBio2.1, whole genome shotgun sequence encodes:
- the LOC108159256 gene encoding EH domain-binding protein 1 isoform X2, producing MGSVWKRLQRNFKRAAKFQFTASYHDLHLETTAKWRPSNLSIVWTRRSRRVASAPLPWEPDMMNPLVGNISWPVPDNHTISVTLFKDPRTHELEDKDWTFVIEDVTPMGKKRVLASASINMRRYASIESTQQSFTLSLKPVSKKITAASLELTISCVFLREGKATDEDMQSVVSMMSVNNNCDVAPLDDLEDIPDLENFSEITDNLYDFTHQLEQMTTSLNGCIDVATPLSVPSLSEDPTPLAESFNQLHFELEADGEREASHTLELPAASAAAVEEGSKTPNGLQPVVESTPTRGTGEIRQTDQQKTPAGSLGYNHSEGFAKVITSTPLDPKAATAKESAKAKMGRALNFDAKEESRPVVDLPAEPKKEETAQSVKNNSTATEVAPPEQTTRSSRDASSNAKRAELQPLNLKKSYEPVAPAPAPTINDSVKSQSSSVAGGMNSLKPVEKIVLKENTPGQDLLEWCKEVTKDYPNVKVTNLTTSWRNGMAFCAIIHHFVPDLIDMTKLSAHDVVGNCRIAFDAAESLGIPRVIEPRDMNLLTVPDKLAVMTYLHQLRAHFTGKQLQIEQIGTTSDESSYVIGNYKSDNLSQNLNFSHLKTQLLHQNSFDDDIFSLDKAQQLSPQSKKDVKNLILYNSKNILGKVLSPTKDKNSINASQHANQSCLTPPPPPSQFVEDADESSLNATQVGGKENASLSVLDAHAANRILTRHKAMSEKAKLMMEKLKFSNGSGDRGDANDEERKQRLREQARRLILETRTKTGGGGGSIDSPTSPTKGKRFNFSPERTISPIQNGSDDFYFENLKKIDEAEPGSGGNKISPSHRLSNALSGGVNINGSPLQSFNAIVDRISPKHEKRGEKLSYIESELEALEREQEAIDQKASSLEAKLRAVMGGNPKTEETEEQLLSQWFTLVNKKNALLRRQMQLNILEQEKDLERKFTMLNQELRAAQSVEDWRKTEVQREKERLLLEELVTIVDKRDQLVQHLHNQEIAIEDDHEIARELEQVDISGGKEKCVLQ from the exons ATGGGCAGCGTCTGGAAGCGTTTACAGCGCAATTTCAAGCGAGCGGCAAAGTTCCAGTTCACCGCCTCCTACCACGACCTGCACCTAGAGACCACCGCCAAATG GCGGCCATCAAATCTCTCCATTGTGTGGACAAGAAGATCGAGACGCGTAGCCAGTGCACCATTACCATGGGAGCCGGATATGATGAACCCCCTGGTGGGCAATATATCCTGGCCAGTGCCGGACAATCACACCATATCCGTCACCCTGTTCAAGGATCCCCGCACTCACGAGCTGGAGGATAAGGATTGGACCTTCGTCATCGAAGAT GTCACGCCCATGGGAAAGAAACGTGTGCTGGCCAGCGCCAGCATTAATATGCGAAGGTACGCAAGCATCGAATCTACTCAGCAGAGCTTTACATTGAGTCTTAAGCCGGTCTCGAAGAAGATAACCGCAGCCAGCCTGGAACTAACCATCAGCTGTGTCTTCCTCCGAGAGGGCAAGGCAAC AGATGAGGACATGCAGAGCGTTGTCTCAATGATGTCGGTGAATAACAACTGTGATGTGGCCCCGCTCGACGATCTGGAGGATATACCGGACCTCGAGAATTTCAGCGAAATCACGGACAATCTATATGATTTCACCCATCAACTGGAGCAGATGACAACGAGCCTCAATGGCTGCATAGATGTGGCCACGCCGCTAAGTG TACCTTCGTTATCTGAAGATCCCACACCATTGGCCGAGTCCTTTAATCAATTGCATTTTGAACTAGAAGCCGATGGCGAAAGGGAAGCTTCGCATACGCTTGAATTGCCCgcagcttctgctgctgctgtcgaaGAGGGTTCGAAAACGCCCAACGGATTGCAGCCAGTGGTGGAGAGCACGCCCACCAGGGGCACGGGTGAAATCAGGCAAACGGATCAGCAGAAGACACCGGCAGGCTCACTGGGATACAATCACAGTGAGGGATTCGCCAAGGTGATCACATCCACACCGCTAGATCCAAAGGCAGCCACTGCCAAGGAGAGTGCGAAAGCAAAAATGGGAAGGGCTCTAAACTTCGACGCGAAGGAGGAGTCTCGCCCAGTTGTCGATCTACCGGCTGAGCCCAAGAAGGAGGAGACCGCGCAGAGCGTTAAGAACAACAGCACGGCCACTGAAGTTGCCCCACCAGAGCAGACCACAAGGAGCAGCAGGGATGCCTCGTCGAATGCGAAACGTGCCGAGCTGCAGCCGCTGAATCTGAAGAAGAGCTATGAGCCAGTAgcccctgcccccgccccAACGATTAATGATTCTGTCAAATCGCAGTCGAGTTCAGTGGCCGGTGGAATGAACAGCCTAAAGCCTGTCGAAAAGATTGTACTAAAGGAGAACACACCCGGCCAGGATCTGCTCGAGTGGTGCAAAGAAGTTACCAAAGACTATCCAAATGTAAAGGTTACAAACCTAACGACCAGCTGGCGCAACGGCATGGCATTCTGTGCCATCATCCATCATTTTGTCCCGGATCTGAT CGACATGACGAAGCTGAGTGCCCACGATGTGGTTGGCAATTGTCGCATTGCCTTCGATGCGGCCGAATCGCTGGGCATACCCCGTGTCATTGAGCCGCGGGACATGAATCTGCTGACAGTGCCGGACAAGCTGGCTGTCATGACATATCTGCACCAGTTGCGGGCGCACTTTACCGGCAAGCAGCTGCAAATCGAACAAATCG GTACAACCTCGGACGAGTCGAGCTACGTTATTGGCAACTACAAGTCGGACAATTTGTCGCAGAACCTCAACTTTTCGCATCTGAAGACGCAGCTGTTGCATCAGAATTCCTTCGACGATGACATCTTTTCGTTGGACAAAGCCCAGCAGCTGTCGCCGCAGAGCAAAAAGGATGTGAAGAACCTTATTCTGTACAACTCAAAGAATATCCTGGGCAAAGTGCTGTcgcccacaaaggacaaaaactCGATCAACGCATCGCAGCATGCCAATCAGTCATGCCTGACGCCACCGCCGCCCCCGAGCCAGTTTGTGGAGGACGCCGATGAAAGCTCATTGAACGCTACGCAGGTGGGGGGCAAGGAGAATGCATCCCTATCGGTGCTGGATGCACACGCGGCCAAT CGAATTTTAACGCGCCACAAGGCAATGAGTGAAAAAGCTAAGCTTATGATGGaaaagttaaagttttccaaCGGCAGCGGCGATCGCGGCGATGCGAACGAC GAGGAGCGAAAGCAGCGGTTGCGGGAGCAGGCACGTCGCCTGATACTGGAGACACGCACCAAGAccggaggcggcggcggctctATCGACAGTCCCACCAGCCCCACGAAGGGCAAGCGCTTTAACTTTTCGCCCGAGCGCACCATCTCGCCCATTCAGAATGGCTCCGACGATTTCTACTTCGAGAACCTGAAGAAAATTGACGAGGCGGAGCCAGGCAGTGGGGGAAACAAGATCAGTCCTAGTCATAGATTAAGCAATGCCCTATCCGGGGGAGTCAACATCAATGGCAGTCCCCTGCAATCGTTCAATGCGATTGTGGACCGCATCTCACCAAAGCACGAGAAGAGG GGCGAAAAGCTATCCTACATCGAGTCCGAACTGGAGGCCCTGGAGCGGGAGCAGGAGGCCATCGACCAGAAGGCCAGCAGTCTGGAGGCTAAGCTGCGCGCTGTGATGGGCGGCAATCCAA AAACCGAGGAAACGGAGGAGCAACTGCTATCGCAGTGGTTCACGTTGGTCAACAAAAAGAACGCACTGCTCAGGCGACAGATGCAGTTGAACATACT CGAACAAGAGAAAGATCTGGAGCGGAAGTTTACAATGCTTAATCAGGAACTGCGAGCGGCTCAATCTGTAGAGGACTGGCGCAAGACGGAGGTGCAGCGGGAGAAGGAGCGACTGCTGCTCGAAGAGCTGGTTACGATTGTGGACAAGCGGGATCAGCTGGTTCAACATCTGCATAATCAGGAAATTGC CATTGAAGACGACCATGAGATAGCCAGGGAGCTGGAGCAAGTGGATATCAGCGGTGGGAAGGAAAAATGTGTTCTACAATAG